The nucleotide sequence TCTGATAATCAAACTCACGGGGTCGCGGAGGAGCGGCTTGGAATCGTCCTTCGCGATTCTGAAAGGGGGCTTCTCCATCTGGCTTCGTCTGGTGGCGACGGTGCCAGTGCCGGTGCCGCCTCCGCCGCTACATCCGCCGTCGGTTTCGTTTCCTCGACCGCCTTCCTTCCTCCCCGCCGGGCTCAAGAAACCACAGAAGGGTTTCATCTCTTGCGGCCGCCTCTACCGACTCGCGCTCGGTGGAATCGCGAGACCTCAATAAAAGAAACAGGACATTGCGGCCGGTGGGGTTTCTTTCGTGTGaccatatttatttaatttatatttaattttaatttgagATATTTcttaatcataaaaataaatagaagAATAAGTATGCGAGTCCATTAAGATGGATTAATCCATCTTAAGTATGATGGATTAACTTATATTTAAGATGGATTTATACTAACATACGACTTCCGTTAGTAACGTGTAGCTCGACAAAAAATAAACAAAGGAAATCATTTCTATAGAAACACTCTTGGTATCCACCTACAACTTTACCCCTCTGTCATCCCGAGAGGTAAAAGTGGTCCCCGCTTCAGGTCCTTCATGTGACTATGTGGGTTGACGAAGAAGTATATGGTCTTTGCTCTTAACTCCGTCCCTGCGCGCCACCGTTAACTCCGTAACCCTTTTCAAAATGATTCCCTCTATCCGCGCCCAAACGAATAATTAATAATACCCTTTCATACGAGAAAAGAAAGGTGAGATATAACCCTAAGTGCCGGAGATCCCTCAGCCGGTGGCCATGGACGACCCTAAAACCCGCGATCTCGTCAAGGAGCTCGTTCTCCGCCTCGTATCTCCCGTCGACtccccctcctccgccgccgaAGAGGTCCCCCGCGCTATCGGCTTCGCCCATCGGCTCCTCTCCAGCCGCATGGCTCCCTCCCTCGCCCCTGATGAACTCGCCATAGCCGAGTCCATCAAGCGCCATCTCGCGGCTTCCGGCCGATCCTCCGATGCCCTCGCCTTCGCCGACCTTCACACCGAGCTCTCCGCCCGTTCCTCCGGCCCCGGTGCCATCCGCAACCGTTGGGCCCTCCTCTACCTCCTCAAGTCTCTCTCCGATGCCCGCC is from Musa acuminata AAA Group cultivar baxijiao chromosome BXJ3-8, Cavendish_Baxijiao_AAA, whole genome shotgun sequence and encodes:
- the LOC103995275 gene encoding uncharacterized protein LOC103995275; the encoded protein is MKPFCGFLSPAGRKEGGRGNETDGGCSGGGGTGTGTVATRRSQMEKPPFRIAKDDSKPLLRDPILRSDPIETEQAVLRLPPFPRGNI